Proteins co-encoded in one Dyella japonica A8 genomic window:
- a CDS encoding ShlB/FhaC/HecB family hemolysin secretion/activation protein, translating to MAGLAAALALAMGSGRTYAQDMEATTAAPTPGSSEHAVPPVKDREQAGAGTMSVRGFRVKGVGEHASAHITPESMQALADEQYRQLAGTNDHAVLSIAQLEKVADAITKRYRSSGFIVAQAFVPAQSVGADQVVEIQVLEGTIGKVVVKGAKRYGTDIIAAPAERLKGQPLQKDEVDTALLYARDLPGVAITSTFQPGEHTGETDLVMVTQEERRPYAITVGANNYGTDVTGRYRAQLGVAWNNPLGYGDVFNANLDYAFAPAQSLFGALSYRAPIVAVPGLAVVVGATRSQLQVDNGVFASLRVHGPTSTWYGGADWKFVNDTNLQALGTFRLIREESKLNSSVILMSDERFDVAELGFSMNHTDTRWHGIDLLQASVRQSISDRSPSQVDLVSPGHDSSFLVGKLAYTRLQFLTRTQRLYFKVAGQYTNDALTPMEQFVIGGPDNVRAYPIADVLSDRGYYTSVEYHVDAPGFADKVSPFYARPWRELLELEAFVDYARGWSVGGNRLNGVTAQEVSDIGAGFLFRLPRFHHFEMHVDAAKALSSLQASDGKGYHVYVRFGMTF from the coding sequence ATGGCAGGCCTTGCGGCTGCCCTGGCCTTGGCCATGGGTAGCGGGCGAACGTATGCGCAGGACATGGAAGCCACGACGGCAGCGCCGACGCCAGGCAGCAGCGAACACGCCGTGCCACCGGTCAAAGACCGCGAGCAGGCGGGTGCCGGAACGATGTCGGTGCGCGGCTTCCGCGTGAAGGGCGTGGGCGAGCATGCCTCGGCACACATCACGCCCGAGAGCATGCAGGCGTTGGCCGATGAGCAGTACAGGCAGCTGGCCGGCACGAACGACCACGCGGTGCTTAGCATTGCGCAGCTGGAGAAGGTGGCCGACGCCATTACCAAGCGTTACCGCTCCAGCGGCTTCATCGTGGCGCAGGCCTTCGTGCCGGCGCAGTCCGTCGGCGCTGACCAGGTCGTCGAGATCCAGGTGCTGGAGGGCACCATCGGCAAGGTCGTGGTGAAAGGCGCCAAGCGCTACGGCACGGACATCATTGCCGCGCCGGCCGAACGCCTCAAAGGCCAGCCGCTGCAGAAGGACGAGGTGGATACCGCGCTGCTGTATGCGCGCGACCTGCCTGGTGTGGCGATCACGTCCACTTTCCAGCCGGGCGAGCATACCGGCGAGACGGACCTGGTCATGGTGACGCAGGAAGAGCGTCGCCCCTATGCGATCACCGTGGGCGCCAACAACTACGGCACCGACGTGACCGGCCGCTATCGCGCGCAGCTGGGCGTGGCGTGGAACAATCCGCTGGGCTATGGCGACGTCTTCAATGCCAACCTCGACTATGCGTTCGCGCCGGCGCAAAGCCTGTTCGGCGCGCTGAGCTATCGCGCGCCCATCGTCGCAGTACCCGGCCTGGCCGTGGTGGTGGGCGCCACGCGCAGCCAGCTGCAGGTGGACAATGGCGTGTTCGCTTCGTTGCGCGTACATGGCCCCACGTCCACGTGGTATGGCGGCGCCGACTGGAAGTTTGTCAACGATACCAACCTGCAAGCGCTGGGCACGTTTCGCCTGATCCGCGAGGAATCCAAGCTCAACAGCAGCGTGATACTGATGTCGGACGAGCGCTTCGACGTGGCCGAGCTCGGCTTCTCGATGAACCATACCGACACGCGCTGGCATGGTATCGACCTGCTGCAGGCCAGCGTGCGCCAGTCGATCAGCGACCGTTCGCCGTCACAGGTGGACCTGGTCAGCCCTGGGCACGACAGCAGCTTCCTGGTCGGCAAGCTGGCCTATACCCGCCTGCAATTCCTGACCCGCACGCAGCGCCTGTATTTCAAGGTCGCCGGCCAGTACACCAACGATGCGCTGACGCCGATGGAACAGTTCGTGATCGGCGGCCCGGACAACGTGCGCGCCTACCCGATTGCCGATGTGCTGAGCGATCGCGGCTATTACACCTCGGTGGAGTACCACGTCGACGCGCCCGGCTTCGCCGACAAGGTGTCGCCGTTCTACGCCCGGCCGTGGCGCGAACTGCTGGAGCTGGAGGCCTTCGTCGATTATGCCAGGGGCTGGTCCGTGGGTGGCAACAGGCTCAATGGCGTAACAGCGCAGGAAGTCAGCGATATCGGTGCGGGCTTCCTGTTTCGCCTGCCGCGCTTCCATCACTTTGAAATGCATGTGGATGCCGCCAAGGCGCTCAGCTCGTTGCAGGCGTCCGATGGCAAGGGTTACCACGTGTATGTGCGTTTTGGCATGACGTTCTGA